In Solanum lycopersicum chromosome 5, SLM_r2.1, the following are encoded in one genomic region:
- the LOC138348467 gene encoding uncharacterized protein: MVSEVIASSSSSVSANTLEGIEKNRNHPLSLMINLRAKSKLGFVLGSCRKSDYKPELGEQWEKCNAFVLAWIMNTVSKELLSGIVYALDTAVVWEDLNERFNKVDGSRSYQLHREICTLHQGNLTVSAYFTKLRLLCDEFDALVPPPTCDCDK; the protein is encoded by the exons ATGGTATCAGAAGTTATcgcaagttcaagttcaagtgtTTCAGCAAATACTCTTGAAGGAATAGAGAAGAATCGCAATCATCCTCT GTCGTTGATGATCAATTTGCGTGCAAAGAGCAAATTAGGCTTTGTACTTGGATCTTGTCGAAAGTCAGATTATAAACCTGAATTAGGGGAACAATGGGAGAAGTGTAATGCGTTTGTGTTGGCTTGGATTATGAACACAGTTTCTAAGGAGTTGTTGAGTGGGATTGTGTATGCATTAGATACAGCCGTGGTTTGGGAAGATTTGAATGAAAGATTTAACAAGGTTGATGGTTCGAGAAGCTATCAACTTCATCGAGAAATATGTACTCTTCATCAAGGTAATCTTACAGTATCAGCTTATTTCACAAAATTGAGACTGCTATGCGACGAATTTGATGCATTGGTGCCTCCTCCTACCTGCGATTGTGATAAATGA